ATACCCCGAAGCCCCGATCGCCAACCGTTTTCCATCAAATCTTCCTCACGGAACGTCAGTCCGCAGTGGGCGCACTTCCCTTTTTGTTTCTTTAAGAGTCCAATAGGTTAAACTGCCATCGTAAGGGCTGGCTTCACCTTTAACCTTGACGTGGCGTACAATTGGTGTTTCTAGATGAGTCCTTATCTGCATCGGATAAGGTACATGGCCTTTTGGGGTTGTGTTCCTTGCCCCACCCACATTTCAGGATGTTATCCTTCCATTTTTGGTGGGAACGAATCGCACCCGGGTATCCAGTTGTCAAGGGGTTGACCCCTTGCCTCGCCCACGCTTTAGGATATTTCCTTTTAGCTTTTAGCGAGAACGAATCGCACCGCCCATAGCTCAATTGTAAGTTATCTTGGTAGCAACAACCTGTTGCTAGAGAGGGCATAGCCGTGAAAAGATTTCTCCTATTTTGCTTGTTTCTGGGGGGATTGATGTTTGCCCTGGCGAACTTCCAGGGATTGGCCAACCAAGGGCAATTTCAATCCATCGTCGTCGATTTTCGCGAAGACGTTTCCAGCCAGCAAATCCAACAGCAAGTCCAAGCGATCGCACAAAAGTACGATACCAAAATTCACCTGAACAGCGAATTTTCCCGTAAAGATAATTTCTATACATTACCCGGCGATCGCGAATTGTTACAAGAATTAAAACAATCCGACCTCAGCGAATACGTAGAATACATCGAACCCGCCTATATTTACGAAGCTTTTGCCATTCCCAACGACCCCGAATACGACCAGCAGTGGAACTTCCAAAAAATCAACATAGAAGCCGCCTGGCAGCAAACCCAAGGCAAAGGAGCCACCGTTGCCGTCATCGACACCGGCGTAACCCGCGTACGCGACTTGCAGCAAACAGAATTTGTAGCCGGGTACGACTTCGTTAACGACCGTCGGGAAGCCACCGACGACAACGGTCACGGTACCCACGTTGCCGGAACCATCGCCCAATCCACCAACAACAACTACGGCGTAGCAGGCATTGCCTACCAAGCCAAAATCATGCCATTAAAAGTCCTCAGCGGTAGCGGTGGCGGTACCGTCGCCGACATTGCCGAAGCCATTAAATTCGCCGCCGACAACGACGCCGATATCATCAATATGAGTCTCGGCGGTCCTGGGGAAAGCCAAGCCATGAAAGAAGCAATTGCATACGCCCACAAAAAAGGCGTCACCATCATCGCTGCCGCCGGTAACGAAAAACGCAACGCCGCTTCCTATCCAGCCAGATATCCCCACGTCATCGCCGTAGCAGCCACCGATGCCACCGGCAACAAAGCCCCCTATTCCAACTACGGTGCTGGCGTCGATATTGCTGCCCCAGGCGGTACCCTATCTGCCGAAAATCCCCAAGGCGGCATTTTGCAAAATACCATCGATCCCCGCGGTGGCGAAGTATTCCGTCACCTGCAAGGGACCAGCATGGCCTCGCCTCACGTAGCTGGCGTAGCCGCCTTGATCGAAGCCAGTGGAATTAACCACCCCGATGAAATTGAAGAAATCTTGACCAAATCCGCCCGTCAGGTTAAAGAAGACCCCATGAACTACTACGGGGCCGGTCG
The DNA window shown above is from Geitlerinema sp. PCC 9228 and carries:
- a CDS encoding S8 family peptidase; protein product: MKRFLLFCLFLGGLMFALANFQGLANQGQFQSIVVDFREDVSSQQIQQQVQAIAQKYDTKIHLNSEFSRKDNFYTLPGDRELLQELKQSDLSEYVEYIEPAYIYEAFAIPNDPEYDQQWNFQKINIEAAWQQTQGKGATVAVIDTGVTRVRDLQQTEFVAGYDFVNDRREATDDNGHGTHVAGTIAQSTNNNYGVAGIAYQAKIMPLKVLSGSGGGTVADIAEAIKFAADNDADIINMSLGGPGESQAMKEAIAYAHKKGVTIIAAAGNEKRNAASYPARYPHVIAVAATDATGNKAPYSNYGAGVDIAAPGGTLSAENPQGGILQNTIDPRGGEVFRHLQGTSMASPHVAGVAALIEASGINHPDEIEEILTKSARQVKEDPMNYYGAGRLDAATAVQMASEGQIDVRDFLRWLRDNGYLNPRFWFDGGAIALLPKILMVLGSYILTIILRKYFPFGWNPNLFWGLTLGSSGLFFLRGLYVFDLPQWPLRVAGSSIPELGTAIQGNPALNPIFASVLIPAVLILFLLGHSQWKWLAIGSTIGVCSALTVSAIFTPTLVWLGSGIAARSFLLVNALLCFALARLALKTEEASA